From Vibrio aerogenes, a single genomic window includes:
- the pyrD gene encoding quinone-dependent dihydroorotate dehydrogenase, which produces MLYRIARSGFFQLDAEKVHDLAIKNLKRFTGTPFDLFYRQHLPSRPVECMGLTFNNPVGLAAGLDKNGECIDAFGAMGFGFVEVGTVTPRPQPGNDKPRLFRLIEAEGIINRMGFNNLGIDQLLENIEHSNYDGIIGINIGKNKDTPIEKGHEDYLICMDKAYSSAGYIAVNISSPNTPGLRSLQYGDALDDLLSQLKSKQRELAAKYDKYVPLTLKIAPDLSDQELDQICQALLKHQIDGVIATNTTLDRSIVMGMKHANETGGLSGRPLQSRSTEVIRQMHQVLGDQIPIIGVGGIDSFVSAKEKMMAGAKLVQIYSGFIYQGPGLVRDIVKNL; this is translated from the coding sequence ATGCTTTACCGTATCGCCAGAAGTGGTTTTTTTCAATTAGACGCAGAGAAAGTACACGATCTTGCTATCAAGAATTTAAAGCGTTTCACCGGCACTCCTTTTGACTTATTTTACCGCCAACATCTTCCATCCCGTCCTGTTGAATGTATGGGGCTGACTTTTAATAATCCGGTTGGACTAGCCGCCGGTCTGGATAAAAATGGTGAATGCATCGATGCATTTGGTGCGATGGGGTTTGGTTTTGTTGAAGTCGGCACTGTCACACCCCGTCCACAACCTGGTAACGATAAACCCAGACTATTCCGGCTGATTGAAGCAGAAGGCATTATTAACCGGATGGGCTTTAATAATCTGGGTATTGATCAGTTGCTTGAGAATATCGAACATTCAAATTATGACGGTATTATCGGCATCAACATAGGCAAGAATAAAGATACACCGATTGAAAAAGGGCATGAAGATTATCTGATCTGTATGGATAAAGCTTATTCATCTGCCGGGTATATTGCCGTCAATATTTCTTCACCGAATACACCGGGACTCCGTTCTCTTCAATATGGTGATGCATTAGATGATTTATTGTCTCAATTAAAGTCGAAGCAACGTGAACTTGCAGCAAAGTATGATAAATATGTGCCGCTGACTTTGAAGATCGCACCGGATCTAAGTGATCAGGAGTTAGATCAGATATGTCAGGCGTTGCTGAAACATCAGATTGACGGGGTGATTGCGACCAATACCACACTTGATCGCTCAATTGTTATGGGCATGAAGCATGCGAATGAAACCGGTGGATTGAGTGGCAGACCTTTACAGTCCAGAAGTACCGAGGTTATCAGGCAAATGCATCAAGTGTTGGGTGATCAAATTCCAATTATCGGCGTTGGTGGGATCGATTCCTTCGTTTCAGCAAAAGAAAAGATGATGGCGGGAGCTAAATTAGTTCAGATTTATTCTGGTTTTATTTACCAGGGTCCTGGTCTAGTAAGGGATATTGTAAAAAATCTATAG
- a CDS encoding cell division protein ZapC: MLKPSDKWNWYYCDKEEHLMLDLGDDMLFRTLLPRKVLVTCAFASSQFTVEDAADYQLFLESLDGLNYSGPRLVELVLNCVASKRFHKPVQPKSWFFEPRSADFTPKEGNIVQLTNQFNQGRFIVLDVGENASLCLSAELEPFILSPGKELVFGQAIKVMHDRMECVNSGSQKIALVG; this comes from the coding sequence ATGCTAAAACCAAGTGATAAGTGGAACTGGTATTACTGTGATAAAGAGGAACATCTGATGCTCGATTTGGGCGATGATATGCTCTTCAGAACACTTTTGCCGCGCAAAGTTCTGGTTACCTGTGCTTTTGCGTCTTCGCAGTTCACGGTTGAAGATGCGGCTGACTATCAGCTCTTTCTGGAAAGTTTGGACGGCTTGAATTATTCCGGGCCCAGACTGGTGGAACTGGTCCTGAATTGCGTTGCTTCAAAGCGCTTTCATAAACCGGTACAGCCAAAAAGCTGGTTTTTCGAGCCCCGGTCTGCGGATTTTACCCCGAAAGAGGGGAACATCGTCCAGTTAACGAATCAGTTTAATCAGGGACGATTTATCGTTCTTGATGTCGGAGAGAATGCCAGTTTATGCCTGAGTGCAGAACTGGAGCCATTTATTCTCTCTCCGGGGAAAGAACTCGTGTTTGGTCAGGCAATAAAAGTGATGCATGATCGAATGGAGTGTGTGAATTCCGGTTCACAAAAGATAGCCCTTGTGGGTTAG